Proteins encoded by one window of Paenibacillus sp. DCT19:
- the rpoC gene encoding DNA-directed RNA polymerase subunit beta', whose translation MLDVNNFEYMKIGLASPEKIRSWSRGEVKKPETINYRTLKPEKEGLFCEKIFGPTKDWECHCGKYKRVRYKGVVCDRCGVEVTRAKVRRERMGHIELAAPVSHIWYFKGIPSRMGLALDMSPRSLEEIIYFASYVVTDPGETPLEKKQLLSEKEYRSYREKYGYGFQAGMGAEAVKKLLQDLDVDKELDFLKEELRTAQGQRRNRAIKRLEVIEAFRNSGNKPEWMIMDVLPVIPPELRPMVQLDGGRFATSDLNDLYRRVINRNNRLKRLLDLGAPDIIVQNEKRMLQEAVDALIDNGRRGRPVTGPGNRPLKSLSHMLKGKQGRFRQNLLGKRVDYSGRSVIVVGPYLKMYQCGLPKDMALELFKPFVMKELVNKGLAHNIKSAKRKVERVSPEVWDVLEEVIKEHPVLLNRAPTLHRLGIQAFEPILVEGKAIRLHPLVCTAYNADFDGDQMAVHVPLSAEAQAEARILMLASGNILNPKDGKPVVTPSQDMVLGSYYLTMDNKEEKGTGMILRTVNEAVSAYQRGTAGLHARVAIPVKALGKTSFTEEQQEGMLLTTIGKIIFNEIFPASFPYINDATRANLYQGTADHSFVYEKGADLREAIMNAPQAGGVGKEYLGSIIARCFEIYHTTETAVILDKIKQLGFTYSTRAGITVAVSDVIVPNEKFEILRQSEEKAQIVTNQYRRGLITNEERYDRIIDIWSKSKDDITEILMKSMDRYNSIMMMVDSKARGNKSQITQLGGMRGLMANPSGRIIELPIKSNFREGLTVLEYFISTHGARKGLADTALRTADSGYLTRRLVDVAQDVIVREDDCGTDKGFTVSRIQDGKEVIEDLYDRIEGRYCFETLRHPETKEIIVGRNELIDSDKAEAIIEAGITKLQIRSVLSCRARHGVCKKCYGRNLATGKHVEIGEAVGIIAAQSIGEPGTQLTMRTFHTGGVAGDDITQGLPRIQELFEARNPKGQATISEIDGVVKEIREAKDRREIEIQGEAESKVYAVTYGSRVRVSEGMEIEAGDELTDGSIDPKEMLRIKGIRGVQNYILQEVQRVYRNQGVEINDKHVEVMIRQMLRKIRIVDAGDTTLLPGSFVDMHEYERANKIAILSDKEPAVAKPILLGITKASLETDSFLSAASFQETTRVLTDAAIKGKVDQLLGLKENVIIGKLIPAGTGMNRYRSIKFAEPEDGQSSVEELEPVSVD comes from the coding sequence TTGTTGGACGTCAACAATTTCGAATACATGAAGATCGGGCTTGCTTCCCCAGAAAAAATTCGTTCTTGGTCCCGCGGAGAAGTGAAAAAACCGGAAACGATCAACTATCGTACGTTGAAACCGGAAAAAGAAGGGCTGTTCTGCGAAAAGATTTTTGGCCCTACAAAAGACTGGGAATGTCATTGCGGTAAATACAAACGCGTCCGTTATAAAGGCGTTGTCTGTGATCGTTGTGGCGTTGAAGTAACACGTGCGAAAGTTCGTCGTGAACGGATGGGTCATATCGAGCTCGCTGCTCCAGTATCACACATCTGGTACTTCAAAGGTATTCCGAGCCGTATGGGTCTCGCTTTGGATATGTCTCCAAGATCTCTCGAGGAGATTATTTATTTTGCATCATATGTAGTAACTGATCCAGGAGAAACTCCACTGGAGAAAAAACAGCTGTTGTCCGAGAAAGAATACCGCAGCTACCGTGAAAAATACGGATATGGTTTCCAAGCTGGCATGGGTGCAGAAGCAGTCAAAAAATTGCTTCAAGATCTTGATGTAGATAAAGAGCTTGATTTCTTGAAAGAAGAGCTCCGCACTGCACAAGGACAACGTCGTAACCGTGCAATTAAACGTTTGGAAGTTATCGAAGCTTTCCGCAACTCTGGCAATAAGCCTGAGTGGATGATCATGGATGTACTTCCTGTCATTCCGCCGGAACTTCGTCCTATGGTACAGCTGGATGGTGGACGTTTTGCTACGTCTGACCTGAATGACCTGTATCGTCGTGTAATTAACCGGAACAACCGTCTGAAACGTCTGCTTGATCTGGGCGCGCCAGATATTATCGTGCAAAATGAAAAACGGATGCTGCAGGAAGCTGTTGACGCTTTGATCGATAATGGTCGTCGTGGTCGCCCTGTAACAGGTCCTGGTAACCGTCCTTTGAAATCCCTCAGCCATATGCTGAAAGGTAAACAAGGTCGTTTCCGTCAAAACTTGCTCGGTAAACGTGTTGACTACTCTGGTCGTTCCGTTATCGTTGTCGGACCTTACCTGAAAATGTATCAGTGTGGTCTGCCAAAAGATATGGCACTTGAATTGTTCAAGCCTTTTGTAATGAAAGAGCTTGTAAATAAAGGGCTTGCCCACAACATCAAGAGCGCTAAACGTAAAGTTGAGCGTGTAAGTCCTGAAGTTTGGGATGTTCTTGAAGAAGTGATTAAGGAGCATCCGGTTCTGCTTAACCGTGCCCCTACGCTTCACCGTCTCGGTATTCAAGCATTTGAACCGATTCTCGTTGAAGGTAAAGCAATTCGTCTTCACCCGCTCGTATGTACGGCATATAATGCCGACTTTGACGGTGACCAAATGGCCGTGCACGTTCCATTGTCTGCTGAAGCACAAGCGGAAGCACGTATCTTGATGCTTGCATCAGGTAACATTTTGAACCCGAAAGATGGTAAACCAGTTGTTACTCCTTCCCAGGATATGGTCCTTGGTTCTTACTACTTGACCATGGACAACAAGGAAGAAAAGGGCACAGGTATGATCCTGCGTACTGTCAACGAGGCTGTATCAGCTTACCAACGTGGTACTGCTGGTCTGCATGCACGTGTAGCTATTCCAGTTAAGGCGCTTGGTAAAACAAGCTTCACGGAAGAGCAACAAGAGGGCATGTTGTTAACAACGATCGGTAAAATTATCTTTAACGAAATTTTCCCAGCAAGCTTCCCGTATATCAATGACGCGACTCGTGCTAACTTGTACCAAGGTACTGCGGATCACTCATTTGTATATGAGAAGGGTGCCGACCTGAGAGAAGCGATCATGAATGCTCCTCAAGCCGGTGGTGTTGGTAAAGAATACCTCGGTTCCATCATTGCACGTTGCTTTGAGATTTATCACACAACAGAAACGGCTGTTATTCTGGATAAAATCAAACAACTTGGATTCACGTACTCCACTCGCGCCGGTATTACGGTTGCCGTGTCGGACGTTATCGTGCCTAATGAGAAATTCGAGATTCTTAGACAGTCTGAAGAAAAAGCACAAATCGTTACGAATCAATACCGTCGTGGTTTGATTACGAATGAAGAGCGCTATGACCGTATCATTGATATTTGGTCAAAATCTAAAGATGACATCACTGAAATCTTGATGAAGTCCATGGATCGTTACAACTCCATCATGATGATGGTTGACTCCAAAGCACGGGGTAACAAATCGCAAATCACTCAATTGGGCGGTATGCGTGGTCTGATGGCCAACCCGTCTGGTCGAATTATCGAACTCCCAATCAAATCGAACTTCCGTGAAGGTCTGACGGTACTCGAGTACTTCATCTCAACTCACGGTGCGCGTAAAGGTTTGGCCGATACGGCTCTACGTACAGCGGACTCAGGTTACCTGACTCGTCGTCTCGTAGACGTTGCACAAGATGTGATTGTTCGTGAAGATGATTGTGGAACAGATAAAGGCTTCACTGTAAGTCGTATCCAGGATGGTAAAGAGGTTATTGAAGATCTCTACGACCGTATTGAAGGCAGATACTGCTTCGAGACATTGCGTCATCCGGAAACAAAAGAAATTATTGTAGGCCGCAATGAATTGATCGACTCCGACAAGGCAGAGGCTATCATTGAAGCTGGTATAACTAAATTGCAAATCCGCTCTGTACTCAGCTGCCGTGCTCGTCATGGTGTCTGCAAGAAGTGTTATGGTCGTAACTTGGCGACTGGTAAACACGTGGAGATCGGTGAAGCAGTTGGAATTATCGCAGCACAATCCATTGGTGAACCAGGAACACAGCTTACAATGCGTACTTTCCATACCGGCGGTGTAGCCGGAGACGATATCACGCAAGGTTTGCCGCGTATCCAAGAGTTGTTTGAAGCTCGTAATCCTAAGGGTCAAGCAACAATCAGTGAGATTGATGGTGTGGTTAAAGAGATTCGCGAAGCGAAAGATCGTCGTGAAATCGAAATTCAAGGTGAAGCAGAATCCAAAGTATATGCTGTTACCTACGGTTCCCGTGTGCGCGTAAGCGAAGGCATGGAAATTGAAGCGGGTGACGAATTGACAGATGGTTCTATCGATCCAAAAGAAATGCTGCGCATTAAAGGCATACGTGGTGTGCAAAACTACATTTTGCAGGAAGTACAGCGCGTATATCGTAACCAAGGCGTAGAAATCAATGACAAACACGTTGAAGTTATGATCCGTCAAATGTTGCGTAAAATCCGTATCGTTGATGCGGG
- the rpoB gene encoding DNA-directed RNA polymerase subunit beta, protein MAGHLVQYGRRTRRSYARINEILEVPNLIEIQQKSYDWFLEEGLREMFQDISPIQDFTGNLILEFIDYSLGEPKYTVDDAKERDVTYAAPLRVKVRLINKETGEVKEQEVFMGDFPLMTETGTFIINGAERVIVSQLVRSPSVYFSTKVDKNAKKTYTATVIPNRGAWLELEMDAKDVVYVRIDRTRKIPVTVLLRALGFGTDAEILDLLGNDEYIRNTLDKDNTDSTEKALIEIYERLRPGEPPTLDNAKSLLVARFFDPKRYDLANVGRYKINKKLHIKNRLFNQRLAESLVDTETGEIIAEAGQMVDRRLLDEIMPHLEKSVGFRTYHVANGVLDANDIPMQTIDVFSPIEDGKVVKLIANANIDKSVKNITPADIISSISYFINLLHGIGSTDDIDHLGNRRLRSVGELLQNQFRIGLSRMERVVRERMSIQDANVITPQALINIRPVIASIKEFFGSSQLSQFMDQTNPLGELTHKRRLSALGPGGLTRERAGMEVRDVHPSHYGRMCPIETPEGPNIGLINSLSTFARVNEYGFIEAPYRWVDPKTGVVTEQIDYLTADEEDNYVVAQANAKLNEDGTFAEEAIIVRYNKQSDNILTMPSERVDYMDVSPKQVVSVATALIPFLENDDSNRALMGSNMQRQAVPLLIPKAPLVGTGMEHKAAKDSGVCIVSKYDGIIERSSANEIWLRRVEQVDGQEVKGDIVKYKLHKFMRSNQGTCINQRPIVKRGAVVKAGDILADGPSTEMGELALGRNVVVAFMTWEGYNYEDAILLSEKLVKEDVYTSIHIEEYESEARDTKLGPEEITRDIPNVGEEALRNLDERGIIRIGAEIAAGDILVGKVTPKGVTELTAEERLLHAIFGEKAREVRDTSLRVPHGTDGIVVDVKVFTRENGDELPPGVNQLVRVYIAQKRKISEGDKMAGRHGNKGVVARILPEEDMPFLPDGTPVQIVLNPLGVPSRMNIGQVLEVHLGMAAMQLGIHVATPVFDGAKEYDVFDTMEEAGMQRNGKTVLYDGRTGEEFEREVTVGVMHMIKLAHMVDDKIHARSTGPYSLVTQQPLGGKAQFGGQRFGEMEVWALEAYGAAYTLQEILTVKSDDVVGRVKTYESIVKGENVPEPGVPESFKVLIKELQSLGMDVKILSEDEQEIEMKEMDDEDDAASDKLSLNLEGTEVGAE, encoded by the coding sequence TTGGCAGGACATCTTGTTCAATATGGTCGACGCACTCGGCGCAGTTATGCACGAATTAACGAGATACTCGAAGTTCCGAACCTGATTGAAATCCAACAAAAATCTTATGATTGGTTTTTGGAGGAAGGGTTGCGCGAAATGTTCCAGGATATCTCGCCGATCCAGGATTTTACAGGCAATTTGATTTTGGAATTTATCGATTACAGTCTCGGAGAACCGAAGTATACAGTAGACGACGCTAAAGAGCGTGACGTTACTTATGCAGCACCGCTTCGGGTCAAAGTCCGGCTCATTAATAAGGAAACCGGCGAAGTCAAGGAGCAGGAAGTATTCATGGGAGATTTCCCGCTGATGACCGAAACTGGCACATTTATTATTAATGGTGCGGAACGGGTTATTGTCAGCCAGTTGGTTCGCTCTCCTAGCGTTTACTTCAGCACTAAAGTAGATAAGAATGCCAAAAAGACGTATACCGCGACAGTTATTCCTAACCGCGGCGCTTGGCTCGAACTGGAGATGGACGCGAAGGACGTTGTTTATGTCCGGATCGACCGCACACGTAAAATACCGGTGACGGTTCTCCTGCGTGCACTTGGTTTTGGCACAGACGCTGAGATTCTGGATCTGCTCGGTAATGACGAATATATCCGCAACACACTGGATAAAGACAACACGGATTCTACGGAGAAAGCGCTGATTGAAATTTATGAGCGTCTTCGTCCGGGTGAGCCACCTACGCTTGATAATGCGAAGAGCTTACTCGTAGCGCGTTTCTTTGATCCAAAACGTTATGACCTGGCTAATGTAGGTCGTTACAAAATCAACAAAAAGCTTCACATCAAAAATCGTTTGTTCAACCAACGTTTGGCTGAGTCTTTGGTTGATACCGAAACTGGTGAAATCATTGCTGAAGCAGGTCAAATGGTTGACCGTCGTTTGCTCGACGAAATCATGCCGCATCTGGAGAAGAGCGTTGGCTTCCGCACATATCATGTTGCGAACGGCGTTTTGGATGCCAATGATATCCCTATGCAAACCATTGATGTGTTCTCACCGATTGAAGACGGTAAAGTTGTTAAATTGATTGCTAATGCTAACATTGACAAATCAGTTAAGAACATCACACCGGCAGATATCATTTCATCAATCAGTTACTTCATTAACCTATTGCACGGCATTGGTAGCACAGATGATATCGATCACCTGGGTAACCGTCGTCTGCGTTCCGTAGGTGAGCTCTTGCAGAATCAGTTCCGTATCGGTTTGTCCCGTATGGAGCGTGTAGTTCGTGAGAGAATGTCTATTCAGGATGCTAACGTGATTACGCCTCAGGCTTTGATCAACATACGTCCTGTTATCGCATCGATTAAAGAGTTCTTCGGTAGCTCTCAATTGTCACAGTTTATGGATCAAACGAACCCACTGGGTGAGTTGACGCATAAACGTCGTCTGTCCGCACTCGGACCAGGTGGTTTGACGCGTGAGCGTGCCGGCATGGAAGTCCGTGACGTGCATCCATCCCACTATGGCCGGATGTGTCCGATCGAGACACCAGAGGGACCAAACATTGGTTTGATTAACTCCTTGTCTACGTTTGCTCGTGTAAACGAATATGGCTTCATTGAAGCTCCATATCGTTGGGTAGATCCGAAGACGGGTGTTGTAACTGAGCAGATCGATTACCTGACAGCAGACGAAGAGGACAACTATGTTGTCGCTCAAGCGAACGCGAAGCTGAATGAAGATGGAACATTTGCTGAAGAAGCGATCATCGTACGTTACAACAAGCAATCGGATAACATCCTTACGATGCCGAGTGAGCGAGTTGACTACATGGACGTATCTCCTAAGCAGGTTGTATCCGTCGCTACAGCGCTCATTCCATTCCTTGAGAACGATGACTCCAACCGTGCGCTCATGGGATCGAACATGCAGCGGCAAGCCGTTCCTCTCTTGATTCCTAAAGCTCCGCTTGTAGGAACAGGTATGGAACACAAAGCCGCAAAAGATTCTGGTGTATGTATTGTCTCCAAATATGACGGGATTATTGAACGCTCTTCTGCGAACGAGATCTGGCTTCGTCGTGTGGAGCAAGTAGATGGCCAAGAAGTCAAAGGCGACATTGTTAAATATAAATTACACAAATTTATGCGTTCGAACCAAGGAACATGCATTAACCAACGTCCGATCGTCAAAAGAGGTGCTGTTGTCAAAGCTGGCGACATCCTTGCAGATGGTCCTTCGACGGAAATGGGTGAATTGGCTCTGGGACGTAACGTTGTTGTTGCCTTCATGACTTGGGAAGGTTACAACTACGAGGATGCGATTTTGCTCAGTGAAAAACTCGTTAAGGAAGATGTGTATACATCCATCCATATCGAGGAATATGAGTCAGAAGCGCGTGATACGAAGCTCGGACCTGAAGAGATTACACGTGATATCCCTAACGTTGGGGAAGAAGCGCTGCGTAATCTGGATGAGCGTGGTATTATCCGCATCGGTGCCGAAATTGCTGCTGGTGACATTCTGGTAGGTAAAGTGACGCCGAAAGGTGTAACGGAACTGACTGCAGAAGAACGTCTCTTACATGCAATCTTTGGTGAGAAAGCACGTGAAGTACGTGATACTTCCTTGCGTGTACCTCACGGTACGGACGGAATCGTAGTAGACGTTAAAGTCTTCACACGTGAAAACGGTGATGAGCTTCCTCCAGGTGTTAACCAACTCGTTCGTGTATATATCGCTCAAAAACGGAAAATTTCCGAGGGTGATAAAATGGCCGGACGTCACGGTAACAAAGGGGTCGTGGCTCGTATCCTGCCGGAAGAAGATATGCCTTTCTTGCCGGACGGTACACCTGTTCAGATCGTTCTTAACCCGCTGGGCGTACCTTCCCGGATGAACATCGGTCAAGTACTTGAAGTTCACTTGGGTATGGCAGCAATGCAGCTCGGGATCCACGTAGCAACTCCTGTATTCGACGGAGCGAAGGAGTATGACGTCTTCGATACGATGGAAGAAGCAGGAATGCAACGTAATGGTAAAACAGTCCTGTATGATGGTCGTACAGGTGAAGAGTTTGAACGTGAAGTTACCGTTGGTGTCATGCACATGATCAAATTGGCACACATGGTTGATGATAAAATCCATGCCCGTTCCACAGGTCCGTACTCTCTCGTTACGCAACAGCCGTTGGGTGGTAAAGCCCAATTCGGTGGACAACGTTTCGGGGAGATGGAAGTATGGGCGCTTGAGGCTTATGGTGCTGCTTATACCTTGCAAGAAATCTTGACCGTTAAATCCGATGACGTTGTCGGTCGGGTGAAAACGTATGAGTCCATCGTCAAAGGTGAGAATGTTCCGGAACCTGGTGTTCCAGAGTCATTCAAAGTATTGATCAAAGAGCTGCAAAGCTTGGGTATGGACGTTAAGATTTTGAGTGAAGATGAGCAAGAGATTGAAATGAAAGAAATGGACGATGAAGATGACGCTGCGAGCGATAAGCTCAGCCTCAACCTTGAGGGTACAGAGGTCGGAGCGGAGTAA
- a CDS encoding class I SAM-dependent methyltransferase, with protein MSNHYYSDKPQVAHDRRATETTLRGFSLRFVTDAGVFSKNGIDYGSRVLIDVMDIPSGAHVLDVGCGYGPMGLTAAKLVPDGHVTMIDINERAVELSKENAKANGINNVTVMQSNLLAEVKKEDFDVILTNPPIRAGKETVHTIFEQAHRHLKVGGSLWIVIQKKQGAPSAKSKLESLFGRVEEVTKDKGYRIFKAVKTGEVAEG; from the coding sequence ATGTCCAATCATTATTATTCGGACAAACCGCAAGTAGCGCATGATCGGAGAGCGACTGAAACGACGCTTCGCGGATTTAGTCTGCGGTTCGTGACAGACGCTGGTGTATTTTCCAAAAACGGAATTGATTATGGCAGCAGAGTATTAATTGATGTGATGGATATTCCGTCAGGAGCTCACGTTCTTGATGTGGGTTGCGGATACGGCCCGATGGGTCTTACAGCAGCGAAGCTTGTACCGGATGGGCATGTCACCATGATTGATATCAACGAGAGAGCTGTTGAACTTTCCAAAGAAAATGCAAAAGCGAATGGAATTAACAATGTTACCGTCATGCAAAGTAATCTACTGGCTGAAGTAAAAAAGGAAGACTTTGACGTTATTCTAACCAATCCACCTATACGGGCTGGGAAAGAAACGGTTCATACTATATTTGAACAGGCTCATCGTCATTTGAAGGTTGGTGGTTCGTTGTGGATCGTCATTCAGAAGAAGCAGGGAGCTCCTTCGGCAAAATCGAAGTTAGAGTCTTTGTTTGGAAGAGTAGAGGAAGTCACAAAGGATAAAGGCTACCGGATTTTCAAAGCGGTGAAAACGGGAGAAGTCGCTGAAGGCTGA
- the rplL gene encoding 50S ribosomal protein L7/L12, whose translation MSKEQILEAIKGMTVLELNDLVKAIEEEFGVTAAAPVAVAGGGAAAAEAEQSEFDVILASAGASKINVIKAVREITGLGLKEAKEVVDNAPKALKEKVSKEEAETIKAKLEEAGATIEVK comes from the coding sequence ATGAGTAAAGAGCAAATCTTGGAAGCAATCAAAGGCATGACTGTACTGGAACTGAACGATCTTGTTAAAGCAATCGAAGAAGAATTCGGCGTAACTGCTGCAGCTCCAGTAGCTGTTGCAGGTGGCGGAGCTGCTGCAGCTGAAGCTGAGCAATCCGAGTTCGACGTAATCTTGGCAAGCGCTGGCGCTTCCAAAATCAACGTTATCAAAGCAGTTCGCGAAATCACTGGTCTTGGCTTGAAAGAAGCTAAAGAAGTAGTTGACAACGCTCCAAAAGCATTGAAAGAAAAAGTAAGCAAAGAAGAAGCTGAAACTATCAAAGCTAAATTGGAAGAAGCAGGCGCTACAATCGAAGTTAAATAA
- the rplJ gene encoding 50S ribosomal protein L10, producing MANAKVIQAKQESVDAVTAKLRESATTVVVDYRGLNVAQVTELRKQLREAGIEFTVLKNTLLRRATAAAELTELDSVLTGPTAIAFSGEDAVAPAKILNDFAKKNDALKLKGAVVEGRVIGEEEVKALAELPSREGLLSMLLSVLQAPVRNFALAVKAVADKEEQGA from the coding sequence TTGGCAAACGCAAAAGTGATTCAAGCAAAACAAGAGTCCGTTGATGCAGTTACAGCAAAATTGCGCGAGAGCGCAACTACAGTTGTTGTTGACTATCGCGGATTGAACGTTGCCCAAGTAACTGAGTTGCGTAAGCAACTTCGTGAAGCAGGAATCGAATTCACAGTGCTGAAAAACACGTTGCTTCGCCGTGCGACTGCTGCAGCAGAATTGACAGAACTCGATAGCGTTCTGACAGGACCTACTGCAATTGCATTCAGCGGAGAAGACGCTGTAGCTCCAGCCAAAATTCTGAACGACTTCGCGAAAAAGAACGATGCACTGAAATTGAAAGGTGCAGTTGTAGAAGGTCGCGTAATCGGAGAAGAAGAAGTTAAAGCATTGGCAGAACTTCCATCCCGCGAAGGTCTCCTTTCCATGCTCCTCAGCGTGCTTCAAGCGCCAGTGCGCAACTTCGCGCTTGCGGTTAAAGCTGTTGCAGACAAAGAAGAACAAGGCGCGTAA
- the rplA gene encoding 50S ribosomal protein L1 codes for MAKHGKKYLEAAKLIDSEATYEPSEAVELVKKAATAKFDETIEAAVRLGVDPRKQDQAVRGVVVLPHGTGKTQRVLVFAKGDKAKEAEAAGADYVGDADMINKIQQGWFEFDVCVATPDMMSEVGKLGRLLGGKGLMPNPKAGTVTFDVTKAVQEIKAGKIEYRLDRAGQIHAPIGKASFSNEQLNENFKALMDALNRAKPAAAKGVYLKNISISSTMGPGARVNAAAFR; via the coding sequence ATGGCTAAACACGGTAAAAAATACCTGGAAGCTGCTAAGCTGATCGACAGCGAAGCAACTTACGAGCCTTCAGAAGCTGTAGAGCTTGTGAAAAAGGCAGCCACTGCAAAATTCGATGAAACAATCGAAGCGGCAGTACGTTTGGGTGTAGACCCTCGTAAGCAAGACCAGGCTGTACGTGGTGTTGTTGTCTTGCCACACGGTACAGGCAAAACACAACGCGTATTGGTATTTGCAAAAGGTGACAAAGCGAAAGAAGCGGAAGCGGCTGGCGCGGACTATGTTGGTGATGCAGACATGATCAACAAAATCCAACAAGGCTGGTTCGAATTCGACGTCTGCGTAGCGACACCAGATATGATGAGTGAAGTAGGTAAATTGGGCCGACTGCTCGGCGGTAAAGGTCTGATGCCTAACCCTAAAGCCGGAACGGTAACTTTCGATGTAACTAAGGCTGTTCAAGAAATTAAAGCCGGTAAAATCGAATATCGTCTGGATCGTGCAGGTCAAATTCACGCACCGATCGGTAAAGCTTCTTTCTCTAACGAGCAACTTAATGAGAACTTCAAAGCTCTCATGGATGCTTTGAACCGTGCTAAACCGGCGGCAGCAAAAGGTGTTTATCTGAAGAATATCAGCATTTCTTCTACGATGGGCCCTGGTGCACGCGTGAACGCAGCAGCTTTTAGATAA
- the rplK gene encoding 50S ribosomal protein L11, giving the protein MAKKVIKMVKLQIPAGKANPAPPVGPALGQAGVNIMAFCKEFNARTADQAGLIIPVEISVFEDRSFTFITKTPPAAVLLKVAAKVEKGSGEPNKKKVATVKRDAVRQIAETKMPDLNAADVESAMRMVEGTARSMGITIED; this is encoded by the coding sequence ATGGCAAAAAAGGTAATCAAAATGGTAAAACTTCAGATTCCAGCAGGTAAAGCGAATCCAGCGCCTCCGGTAGGTCCAGCATTGGGTCAAGCAGGTGTCAACATCATGGCATTCTGTAAAGAATTCAACGCTCGTACAGCCGATCAAGCGGGATTGATTATTCCAGTTGAGATTTCTGTATTCGAAGACCGTTCCTTTACATTCATCACTAAAACTCCACCAGCAGCAGTTCTGTTGAAAGTGGCAGCTAAAGTTGAAAAAGGATCTGGCGAGCCAAACAAGAAAAAAGTCGCTACCGTTAAACGTGATGCGGTACGTCAAATCGCGGAAACAAAAATGCCTGACCTGAATGCAGCAGACGTTGAGTCCGCAATGCGTATGGTCGAAGGTACTGCCCGCAGCATGGGTATCACCATCGAAGACTAA
- the nusG gene encoding transcription termination/antitermination protein NusG, whose amino-acid sequence MEKRWYVVHTYSGYENKVKANLEKRVESMGMEDKIFRVLVPMEEEVVNKDGKKKTVMRKVYPGYVLVEMIQTDDSWYVVRNTPGVTGFVGSTGSGSKPTALLPEEVEQILKHMGMVEPKPKIEFDIKESVRIKVGPFANFVGSVEEILVDKSKLKVHVNMFGRETPLELEYTQVEKI is encoded by the coding sequence ATGGAAAAAAGATGGTACGTCGTTCATACCTATTCAGGGTATGAGAATAAGGTCAAAGCCAATTTGGAAAAACGCGTAGAGTCCATGGGCATGGAAGACAAGATTTTCCGCGTTCTTGTTCCGATGGAAGAAGAAGTGGTGAACAAAGACGGTAAGAAAAAGACCGTTATGCGTAAAGTTTACCCCGGTTATGTCTTGGTTGAAATGATCCAAACGGATGACTCTTGGTATGTTGTTCGCAACACACCAGGTGTTACGGGATTTGTCGGTTCGACAGGTTCCGGGTCCAAACCAACTGCACTGTTGCCTGAAGAAGTGGAACAAATTCTGAAGCATATGGGCATGGTTGAACCGAAGCCGAAAATTGAATTCGATATTAAGGAATCCGTACGTATTAAAGTTGGTCCTTTTGCGAATTTTGTGGGCTCCGTGGAAGAGATTTTGGTAGACAAAAGCAAGTTGAAAGTGCATGTGAACATGTTTGGACGGGAAACACCGCTTGAGTTGGAATATACGCAAGTGGAGAAGATATAG
- the secE gene encoding preprotein translocase subunit SecE, with product MKRSFKSLISFFSESWAELKKVRWPNRKELTNYTLIVLGTVVVMTLFFWVVDIGISFVIEAII from the coding sequence GTGAAACGAAGTTTCAAATCTCTGATTTCCTTTTTCTCAGAAAGCTGGGCTGAACTTAAAAAAGTTCGCTGGCCTAATCGCAAAGAGCTTACCAACTACACGTTGATTGTTCTTGGTACTGTTGTGGTTATGACGCTGTTTTTTTGGGTCGTTGACATCGGCATCTCCTTTGTGATCGAAGCGATTATTTAA
- the rpmG gene encoding 50S ribosomal protein L33: MRVIITLACTNCKQRNYTTTKNKRNHPDRMEMKKFCKFCNEQTSHRETR; this comes from the coding sequence ATGCGGGTAATTATTACTTTGGCTTGTACTAACTGCAAACAAAGAAATTACACAACGACAAAAAACAAGCGTAATCACCCCGACCGCATGGAGATGAAGAAATTTTGCAAGTTTTGTAACGAGCAGACTTCTCATCGCGAAACCAGATAG